The window GTCTCCATGATCATCTGCTGCGTGCCGACCAGACAGCATGCGTCCTGCCACGTGCCCGGCTGCCCGAAGAGATCGAAGCAGCAGATATGGCCTCTCACCAGCCCCCGTTCACCGAAAGCCTTCGCGGTCGCATTAACGGCATCAACGTCGCATTTCGGTGCCGTCACATACTCGCCGATAAGGTCGATATCACTTTTCTCTTTGATCAGGTGTTCAGTCACCCATGTAGTATGCTCGTTGGATTGCAGAACGGTGGTGAGTTCTCCTTTTGGGGTGACGATACGAAATCTTGTGGTGGCGTAACGGGGATGGGGCAACCCTTCAGATTCGATCCGCCAGTCATCAGTGGCTATACGCCTGCTTTCCAGGAAACCCGGTTCTCCCTGCGAGGGGTCGTAGTATTCGCCAGCATCGGGATCAGGGCGGTGGGGCACCGTCCAGACGATGGCGTCCATTTCAAAGTAGTCGAAAAACTCCTGATTGGATATCCCTCCCATAATGTTGTCGAGAAAATCGGTCATCAGGTGATGCGTTGTCACGGGAAGGCGGTCAGGGATACCTCGATCCAACGCGGTGAGCATTCTTTGTTTTGATGTCATACCCATTGGGCATACTCCTCGGCAATGGTGGCAGAGACCACAACATGGCTCCGATAGATCGAATCCGTGTTTTGAAACAGCGCCGGACTATCAAGAGATGGTCGTCATGACGATCCGGCGCCGCACGATAGGTTGCCTGTCTTCGTTACTTCAAACCGTCGATCTCGGCACAAGCGAGGTCCACAGCATCCTGCACGGGCGTGCCACTGAATATCGCTTGCATCATTTCTTGCTCGATAGTCGCGACCTGCAGGTAGTTCGGTGAGAGCGGTCGGGGCCGGGCGTTATCGAGGTGCTCCATAATGCGATCGGGGCCCTTGCGATTCGCCTCCAGGAAGTTCTGAGCCGCCACTTTGTTGGCCGGGATCAGGTCAACGACACGGCCGTTAACCTCAGGGTCGGTCATGAATTCGATGAACTTCCAGGCCGCTTCCTGGTTGGGCGAATTCGCGTACACGACCAGGTTCCAGCCGCCATAGGTGCCGACCGGGGTCTTACCTTCAGGCGCCGTACCATTTACGAATTCCCAGTTCAGATCGCTACCCTGCAAGGTGGGCTGCTCCAAGGCTGGCCACCATTCAGTGGCCAGGGTACCATTGAGGAACAATTCGCGCATGTCACCACTGGACGCGTTTAGAATGCCCTCGGGGGCATAAGCTTGCAATCCAAGCAGATACTCCAGGGCTTCGATGGCTTCAGGGTCACCTAACGCGCAACTGCCATCCCCGTTCAAGACGGAGCCACCGTTGGAGTAGATGAAACTGTTCATTACGACGACCGTATCCTCGCCCATTTGGCTGAACAGGCCCACGCCGTACTGGCCGTCGGTTGTCAACGCCTCGCCCGCAGCTTGGAGACCTTCCCAGGTGGCCAGGCTCTCAGGATCAACGCCGGCTGCACTCAGCATATCGGCGTTGTAAAACGTGAATTGCCAGACATCGACGTTGAAGGGAATACCCCAAACCTGTCCATCCCAGGTGGCGGAATCCCAGGCGCCGGGGAAGAAGTTCTCCTGGACGATGCTGTCCGAGTCGGCGACGAAATCATCCAAGGGAATGATCGCATTGGCCACCGCAAAGCCGGAGTTCCAGATCTGATCGACGGTCGAGACATCGGGCGGGTTACCGCTCTGTACTGCCAGCAACAGCTTCTGCTGGTATTCGGTATAGGGCACGGTCACGACTTCCACCTCGATGTTGGGATTGGCAGCCTCGAATTCGTCTACAGCGATCTGCTGGAACTGGCTCAATCCCGATTCAGTCTGCTGATTATCCCAGAAGACCAATTTGATCGGTTCACCGGCCGGCTCTTCCTCCTTGGCTAGCTCCATCGCCACCTCACCCACGCCAAGCGCATTGATCTCGTCACAGGCAGCCGCAGTGGCATCAGCCACCGGCGTTCCGCTGAATATCGCCTGCATCATTTCTTGCTCGATAGTCGCGACCTGCAGGTAGTTCGGTGAGAGCGGTCGGGGCCGGGCGTTATCGAGGTGCTCCATAATGCGATCGGGGCCCTTGCGATTCGCCTCCAGGAAGTTCTGAGCCGCCACTTTGTTGGCCGGGATCAGGTCAACGACACGGCCGTTAACCTCGGGGTCGGTCATGAATTCGATGAATTTCCAGACCGCTTCCTGGTTGGGGGAGTCCTTGTACATGACCAGGTTCCAGCCGCCGTAGGTGCCGACAGGGGTCTTGCCCTCGGGTGCCGTGCCGTTCACAAAGTCCCAGTTCAAGTCACTACCTTGAAGGGTGGGCTGCTCCAAGGCTGGCCACCATTCAGTGGCCAGGGTACCATTGAGGAACAATTCGCGCATGTCACCACTGGACGCGTTTAGAATGCCCTCGGGAGCATAAGCCTGCAATCCAAGCAGATACTCCAATGCTTCGACCGCCTCGGGGTCAGTCAGTGCGCAGGAACCATCTTCGTTGAGCACGGAGCCATCGTTGGAGTAGATGAAACTGTTCATGACGACAACCGTATCCTCGCCCATTTGGCTGAACAGGCCCACGCCGTACTGGCCGTCGGTTGTCAACGCCTCGCCCGCGGCTTGGAGACCTTCCCAGGTGGCCAGGCTCTCAGGATCGACGCCGGCTGCACTCAGCATATCGGCGTTGTAAAACGTGAATTGCCAGACATCCACATTGAAGGGCACACCCCAGACGCCCCCATCCCAGGTCGCTGATTCCCAGGCGCCGGGGAAGAAGTTTTCCTGAGCGATGCTATCGGATGCAGCAACATAGGAGTCGAGCGGTTCAATGGCTCCCGCAACGGCAAAGCCGGAATTCCAGATCTGATCGACGGTGGAGACATCCGGGGGATCGTCGCTTTGCACAGCAAGCAGGAGTTTTTGCTGATATTCCGTATATGGCACGGTTACAACTTCGACCTTGATATTGGGGTTTGCTGCCTCGAACTCATCCACGGCAATTTGTTGGAACTCACTGAGACCTGATTCTGTCTGCTGGTTGTCCCAAAAAGTGATGGTGACGACCTCATCCTCTGCCGGCTCAGACGCTTCCGGTGCTGTGGTTTCTGGTTCAGATGGTGCAGGGGCTGCGGGTTGGCTGCATGCTGCCAACACCATCAGGGTTATCAGAAGCAAGCCCAAAATCATGAAAGAACGTTTGTGGTTCACCTTTTCCTCCTTTGCTGGAAATGGTCTTGGTTACAATAGGCGAGCAACAGGAATTTGGGTCAGATCTCGGCGATCACGACATCGACACCTCCTTGAGTAAATGTCTTGCGATCATGGGCGCTTATTGCAGCATCTGTAACTAACGTGTGAATACTGCTCAGTGGTGCGATGTTCACCAGCGATTCCACGCCGATCTTCGTGTGATCTGCCAACATGATTACTTGCCGTGCGGCCTTGATCATTGCCTGCTTCACAGCTGCCTCGGTGATGTTTGAATTGGAGACCCCAAAGTCGAGACTGACTCCGGCACCGCTGATAAATGCTTTGTCTACCCGCAGTTCAGCCAATACGGACTGCGTGCCTGGCCCAACCATCGAATGGCTTTCATGCCTGTACATGCCTCCTGCCACAAACAACTCAATGCCAGACTCCCCATCAAGTTCAGTCAGCACGGGGAGTGAGTTGGTCATCACCTGTATCTGTTGCCTGCCCCGCAATGCCAGAGCGAGGTACGCCGTTGTGGTCCCGGCATCAAGGATGATTCTATCACCTGTATTCACAAAACGAGCGGCGGTAAAACCTATCGCCTTCTTGAGATCGTCCACCTCGGATGCCATATCCTGGCTGGCATCCACGACCTCCAATGTGATACCCAACTCACGTGCCCGTGATAGCATGGCGTGTTCGATGTGCCGGTACCATGCATGGGAACTGAAAATCTGTACATAGCCAATGCGAGCGGGCATCGTCGTCAAGGCACAGCGACTGATCGTCGAAAGGGACGGGCTGGCGCTCAACATCTGGTCTGAGCGCGCCATGTTGATATGCCAAGTCCCGTTCTCTTCGGCACTGCGCGTGTAATACTGGTCAAGGTTTTCATCAGTAATCAGTACATGAGGCGTGTAGACACGATCGGGCAAGATATTGCCCTGATAGGCGCAGATCGACGTGTCCACGCAGAAACGTCCCACCAATTCTGGAAACATGGCGATACCGGCCTTGTAGGGACCCCCGGAGACCATCAGGTCCTTGACGGTGCTGCCCTCAAAGCCAATGGAAACGACGATGACGCGACTCTCATCGAGACCGGCAGATCGATAAGCTTCCAGTGCGCCGAGTGCTGTGTCGTCATTGATGCCAAAGATGACGTTGATATCTGGGTGAACAGAGAATGCGTCCTGAGCAATCCGGAAAGAAGTATCCCGTAACCCTTCGCCGTTCACTCGATGGATGATGTGATCACCTGCCGGAAGATGACGCAGGCTATCGGCAAATCCTCTGCTGCGAGCGCGGGTATTGGCAAAGGGAGCCGATACATCCAGGACCCGCACGTTGCCGTTCAAATTGGCGCGTGCATAATTGGCAACCCAATGCCCTAACTCAACACCGGCACTGTAATCGTCAATCGTAATGACCGTTGTGGCCCCATGATAATTGTGAGATTCGGCGACAACAGGCACACTCATTCGAAGCGCCCGATCTACCAACAAACGGGTTGTTGCTGTTTCTGCCGGCGTTACGATCAGAACATCGGCGCGGTCCACCAGCGCAGTCCTCGCCTCTATCAACCCAAGGTTTACCGAGCGCAGAGAGGTGTCGTGTCGACTGGAAACCCGCAACGCACCGCCATAGGTGCGATCGAGCAGCCCCTTCTCCTCTAGTCGCCTCAAATCGCGACGAGCAGTTTCGGCTGAACAGTTGCAACGCGCGCAGATCTCTGCAACCGTTACCATACTCTGCTGCTGCAGTAGATTGAGTATCACAACCTGGCGCTGGCCTGGAAGCATCTGGGGCACACCATACCCTGACTGAGCGTGACCATTCCTGGGGTATTCTTGTAGCTGCCACTATTATAACAGCTAAAACCATCGATTTCAACCCAGAAAACGCCCACTATTGACCGATCATTCACGTACCGGTCAATAGTGGGCGGCGCCAGGCGTGCTGAGCGGACTGCTTCACTCGCGCGTCCTCTCCTTCCTTACGTACAAAAACCTGCATCCACCCTCGTTTGCGAAGATTTCGGATGATACTACCGGCAACCAGGCAAGCTCAGTACGTTCTCGGCAGTCAATTGGCGTGAGATGAGGTTTTTACACGGTACGGGCTATTGCCTTTCGACAGCACACACAATGATCTGGGCTGCCTCGTCCAGGTCAAGCTTTTCGGTGTTGATCACCAGGTGATACAATAAGGGGTCATCCCAGTCGATTTCGAAGACTTCCTCCAGGTAGTTTCCTGTCCGCCGGTCGTGTCGCTGGGCCTTGCGATAGGCGCTTTCCAGGTCAAGGTGGTCCTGTTCCTGGATAGTCAGCAACCGGGCAGGAAGCGGTGCGATGATGCGCACGTGAAATACTCCTGGCATGTCCTGAAGAACCCCCTGCCCCCCTCGTCCAAGAATGACGGTATTGCCCTCACTGTACACGGCATGGATCGCGCCTCGTATAAGCGCCTGGCACTCCGTTTTGTCCAACTCCTCGACGGTAATCGTCGTTCGCCCCTCTTCATCTTTCCCGTGAACTGCTACCTGAGCCACCGTGGGCGGTCCCGGAAAGAGCAACCGCTCCAAAAAACTGCGGACATCGGAGCCCTGCTCCCGGAACTCGACCTCACCCTCGATGCAGAGCCCCGATTCTGTTGCAGCGGCGGCGATGATCTCTTTGTCGACAAAACGATAGCCCAGCAGTTCACTCACTCTTATCGCGATCTCAGTGCCGCCACTTCCGTATTGGCGGGATATGGTGATGACTGTCATTGTCTACCTCCCGTGGAATGTGACCCAGCGACCGGTATTGCGAGCGCGGCGGTTGGGCGCCGTCGATGCTCCATCTGATTCCAGTATACCAAGAATCTCTCAGATTTTCAACCACTTCAACTTGACCTGTTGCTTCAGGTCTGGGATAATGGCGGTTGTAGCTCGAAAAGCGCAGCGGCAATCCTGCATGCATTTGTTCTCAGTGGTATGGACATCCGACGATCACTGGTGATGACATGACCCAACAGGCGAACGGGTTGATCTACACGGCGGCCATCCGGGACTTCCGCGAGGCCCGCCGTCAGGCTGTTCTGGAGGATTTGAAGGCGCGGGTAACCGGAAAGTCGGACGACCTTCTCTCGTATGAGGAGATCCGCCAGTTGCTGAGAGCTGAACCGGCGGCTCAGCGGAACCTGGAAGATATTCCCATCGATTCCATAGTCGGCAGCGTTGGGCGCTATTCCGATTTTACCCGGCGATTCATGCCCCGTCGCGACAGTGACGAGGAGCGATGGGCACGGGTAAAGCTAAAAATGCTCTACGGAGGTGGTTTGCCGCCGATCGAGGTCTTCAAGGTGGGCGATGTCTACTTTGTCCTGGACGGCAATCACCGGGTCTCGGTGGCTCGCCAACAGGGCGCAACCACCATCGAGGCCTATGTCACCGAGGTGGATGTTCGCGTTCCCCTGGCCCCCAACGACAAGCCCGACAACCTGATAATTAAAGCCTCCTACGCCCATTTTCTGGAGACCACAGGTCTGGACGAGACTCGGCCTGCCGCGCAGCTCACAGTTACTGCGGCCGGTCAGTACCGGGTACTGATAGGACAGATCAACCTGTACCGCCAACTGCTGTCATTGCAGGCAGGGCATGATGTGGATGGCAAGCGAGCGTCCGCCGAATGGTACGATAACGTCTACTTTCCTGTGATCGGGATCATCCGTGAGTTGGGCATACTCGACGACTTTCCAGGACGAACCGAAACCGATCTTTATGTCTGGGTCTCGGAACGGCAGCAGAGGTTGGAGGATACTCTTGGATGGCAGGTGGGTGCGGAGGCGGCCGCTGTTGACCTGGCAAGTGGCCACAGTCCCCGCTTGACGCGGATCATCCATCGCCTTGGTGAGCGATTGGCGGAGGCTGTTACTCCCACCGAACTGGATGCCGGTCCAGTCACCGGGCAGTGGCGTAAAACCCAGGTTGCGGTGCGGCGCGAGAACCGTCTGTTTCCAAGAATCCTGGTGTCTGTGAGCGGAACGGAACGGGGGTGGCAAGCCCTGGATCAGGCGCTGGTCGTCGCAGCAAAGGAAGGTTCGGCGCTCCAGGGGCTGCACGTGATTCGCTCATCATCCCAGACCAGTGCCCGTGACGAGGAACATGTACTGAAGACATTTCAAGACCGTTGCCATGCCGCCGGTGTGCCAGGGAACCTGCGGATAGAGACAGGGCAACGGATCGCTCGCAATATCTGTAGCCGGGCTCGCTGGACCGATCTGGTGGTAGCAAACCTGGCCTTTCCACCTGGACAAGGTCCGGTAGGCAAGCTTGGCTCCGGCTTTCATACCTTGATTGGCAGCTGTCCCCGTCCCGTCCTGGCGGTGCCGCAGGTCTCGAGGCTTTCCCGGGCGGTGCTTGCCTATGATGGCAGCCCCAAGTCGCGGGAAGCGCTGTATGTTGCCGCTTATCTTTCAGGCCATTGGCAGATGCCCTTGATCGTGTTGACCGTGATCGAGAAAGACCGGACCTCCCGCGCCACGCTTCGGGAAGCTCAGGCATACCTGGAATCCCGTGGTGTCCAGGCGACTCCGGTGGCAGCCGAGGGACCGGTTGGCGATTCCATTTTGCAAACGGTCGAGGCGCAGGCTGCTGACCTGGTCATCATCGGCGGGTACGGGCACTCGCCACTGTTGGAGGTTGTTCTCGGCAGCGCCGTCGACCAGCTATTGCAGCGTTGCCGGCAGCCGATGTTGGTCTGCCGCTGATCCCCGATTCTATCGTGCTTCTGAAACGACGCGTGAATCCGTGAGTTTTGAGTTTAACGAAGGAGATTGTGACATGACGAGGAAGAATGCCTGGCCTGGAATCGCAACCCTGGTTCCGCTTCTGTTTCTTTTTGCTGTTATCGGGCTGGCTCTTGTACTGCCGGCGCCTGTGTTGGCCCAGGGTGAGCCGGGGAAACTCCAGCTCGGACCCACCGACACCATTTCCTTGACCCTGGTGGCAGACAACCTCAGCCGGCCCGTGGACATCACAGCCGCTCCGGGAGACCGCTCGCGGCTCTTTGTCGTAGAAAAACCTGGGCGGGTTCGTATCGTCACCATCCAGGGCGGCACCTACACCCTATTGCCTGCCCCATTTCTCGATATCACCAGCATTGTGAACGCCTCGGGCAATGAGCAGGGACTCCTGGGCATTGCTTTTCACCCCGACTACGACAGTAACGGCTATTTCTTTGTCAACTATACGGCTGTATCCCCCAGCGGAGACACAGTTGTGGCACGTTACTCGGTCTCGCAGGAAAACGCCAACCTGGCGGATCCCAACAGCGCCACCATCCTGATGACCATCGACCAGCCCTACTCGAACCACAACGGTGGTCAACTCAAGTTCGGGCCAGACGGCTATCTCTACATCGGCACGGGCGACGGCGGATCTGGCGGCGATCCCCTGGACAACGCCCAGGATCCTGCCGAATTACTCGGCAAGATGTTGCGCATCGACGTCGACAGCGGCACGCCCTACGGCATTCCACCGGACAATCCCTTTATCGGGGTTGCCGGGGCTCAGGAAGAGATATGGGCCCTCGGCCTGCGCAATCCCTGGCGTTTCAGCTTCGACCGGTTGACGGGTGACCAGTGGATCGGCGATGTGGGACAGGGGCAATGGGAGGAGATCGACCTGGAACCCGCGGGAAGTTCAGGCGGCTACAATTGGGGCTGGCGCTGCTATGAGGGCAATCATGTCTACAATTCCGCAGGCTGTGGCGAAGAAAGTGACTACGACTTCCCTGTCTACGAGTATTCTCACAGCGAGGGTCTGGCCATCACCGGTGGGTTCGTCTTTCGCGGCTCACCCAATAGCGCCTATTTCGGCGACTACTTCTTCTGCGACTACTATTTCGACTTTTTTGAAAGCCAGCTGCGAACATTGCAGCATAACGGGCTTGGCTGGGTACGCGTCAATCACACCGTGCAGGCGCCCGCAGGCCGATCGTTGACCAGGCCTACCTCCTTTGGCGAGGACGCCATGGGCGACCTGTACATCGCCGACGATTCCGGAGGTGAAATCTTCAAGCTTGAGCTGCGACCCGCCACTTGCGTCAGCGGCAACTACGATGTGAACGGGGATGGTGGGCAGGACGTCATCGACATTCAGCTGGTGGCAGAGGACTGGCTGCGCAGCGATTTTGTCCCCGATTTCGATGTGGACTGTAGCGGCGCGGTCGATGTCATCGACATTCAACTGGTAGCCGGCGCCTGGACCTCCTGATGCGGCGATATTGAGCCTCGACTGGAATGTGCGTTAATCAGCGGTGAAATCAGAAAAAAACATGATCGCAGATAACGCTGATAGACGCAGATGAACGCAGATCAGACAAAAAAAGATCAGCGTGAATCTGCGCCGAAGGCCTGCGTTAATCAGCGGTGAAATCAGAAAAAATAACAACCGCAGATCAATCGCGGTCGGGGAGGAAGGGGTTGTTTTCTTCCTTGGCAGGAGCCGTCGTCGGATCCTCTTGGGGCGCCCGGGCTTTGGCGGAGGCGTTTCTTAGCTTGTAAGCCTGGTGGATATCACCTGCGCTGATCAGGCCCAGGAAGATGGGGCCGTCAAACACCGCCGCCACATTGCGTCGCTGCTGTACCATTTTGGTGCGAACCAAATAAAGGCTGTCGCTCTGTTCGACGCGCAGATAGTCGCGATCCATGATTGTTCCAACCGTTGCCTCGCTCTGGTCACGGCGAAGTGCCTTGATGACCTGAACGGTGGTGATAACCCCTGCTAATTGGCTACCAACCAGGACAGCGAAGTTGGTCTGGTGTGAAGTCAGGATTGTATTCACAACCGCAGACAGCGGCTGGGCTGCGCCCAGGACAAGGCCGTGGCGATCGTAGACGTCACCGGCCTGCATGTCTTCCAGGGCATCCCTTACGCGGGTCTCGGCGTTTTCATCGCTGGCGCCCATGTAGATGAAGATGGCGATCATGGTAAGGAAAATGTCGCGGTTGACCACGGCCCAGATTCCCATCATGACAGCCAGGGCCCGCCCGATGTTGGCCGCAAGTCTTGTGGCTGTGGTGAAGGGCAGAGCCAGCGAAAGCAGGCTGCGCAGTATGCGTCCGCCGTCCATGGGGAAAGCCGGCAGCAGGTTGAAAACGCCGAGGATCAGGTTGGTCAATACGAGAAATGTGACCAGTCCAAGCAGGCTGATGCTGGTGTAAGTGGAGAGCACCTGGCTCGCCGAATTCACATCCTGTACGGCCATCACGGCGAACAACAGGGGCAACAGGATTAGCATCAGGGCGAAATTGACTGCCGGCCCGGCGATGGCAACCAGCAGTTCCTGCCAGGGGGTATCTGGTTGTCGTTCCAGCCGGGCCACGCCGCCGAGCGGCAGCAAGGTGATATCGCGCACCGGGATATTGAAGTATTGGGCCGTGATGCCATGTCCTAACTCGTGAAAGACAACGATCACGAAGAGCAGCAAGACCAGCAACACGCCATAGATAGCGCCGGTTACCAGAGAGGTCGTTTCCCCTGCGGCATCCTGGGAAGCAATCCTTCCCCAGGTGAACGCGCCATAGGCGAGAATCAGCACAAACGACCAGTGGACCTTGATCTCGATTCCCCGGACTGTGGCTATTGTAAGGGAG of the Chloroflexota bacterium genome contains:
- a CDS encoding universal stress protein, whose product is MTQQANGLIYTAAIRDFREARRQAVLEDLKARVTGKSDDLLSYEEIRQLLRAEPAAQRNLEDIPIDSIVGSVGRYSDFTRRFMPRRDSDEERWARVKLKMLYGGGLPPIEVFKVGDVYFVLDGNHRVSVARQQGATTIEAYVTEVDVRVPLAPNDKPDNLIIKASYAHFLETTGLDETRPAAQLTVTAAGQYRVLIGQINLYRQLLSLQAGHDVDGKRASAEWYDNVYFPVIGIIRELGILDDFPGRTETDLYVWVSERQQRLEDTLGWQVGAEAAAVDLASGHSPRLTRIIHRLGERLAEAVTPTELDAGPVTGQWRKTQVAVRRENRLFPRILVSVSGTERGWQALDQALVVAAKEGSALQGLHVIRSSSQTSARDEEHVLKTFQDRCHAAGVPGNLRIETGQRIARNICSRARWTDLVVANLAFPPGQGPVGKLGSGFHTLIGSCPRPVLAVPQVSRLSRAVLAYDGSPKSREALYVAAYLSGHWQMPLIVLTVIEKDRTSRATLREAQAYLESRGVQATPVAAEGPVGDSILQTVEAQAADLVIIGGYGHSPLLEVVLGSAVDQLLQRCRQPMLVCR
- a CDS encoding cytidylate kinase-like family protein, giving the protein MTVITISRQYGSGGTEIAIRVSELLGYRFVDKEIIAAAATESGLCIEGEVEFREQGSDVRSFLERLLFPGPPTVAQVAVHGKDEEGRTTITVEELDKTECQALIRGAIHAVYSEGNTVILGRGGQGVLQDMPGVFHVRIIAPLPARLLTIQEQDHLDLESAYRKAQRHDRRTGNYLEEVFEIDWDDPLLYHLVINTEKLDLDEAAQIIVCAVERQ
- a CDS encoding uroporphyrinogen decarboxylase family protein, translating into MTSKQRMLTALDRGIPDRLPVTTHHLMTDFLDNIMGGISNQEFFDYFEMDAIVWTVPHRPDPDAGEYYDPSQGEPGFLESRRIATDDWRIESEGLPHPRYATTRFRIVTPKGELTTVLQSNEHTTWVTEHLIKEKSDIDLIGEYVTAPKCDVDAVNATAKAFGERGLVRGHICCFDLFGQPGTWQDACCLVGTQQMIMETFDDPGWVQDLLKILHRRKRTFVESLKGARYDILELGGGDASTTVISPSIFEDFVAPYDADLIEAAHEAGQRIAYHTCGGMMPILETIAAMNPNAMETLTPPEIGGDVRLAEAKVRIGDKVCMIGSFDQYHYFEDCSEEATRAAVRRNFEAAGEGGGFILSPSDHFFSADPKLIAAFADEARKCTYQVHV
- a CDS encoding PQQ-dependent sugar dehydrogenase produces the protein MTRKNAWPGIATLVPLLFLFAVIGLALVLPAPVLAQGEPGKLQLGPTDTISLTLVADNLSRPVDITAAPGDRSRLFVVEKPGRVRIVTIQGGTYTLLPAPFLDITSIVNASGNEQGLLGIAFHPDYDSNGYFFVNYTAVSPSGDTVVARYSVSQENANLADPNSATILMTIDQPYSNHNGGQLKFGPDGYLYIGTGDGGSGGDPLDNAQDPAELLGKMLRIDVDSGTPYGIPPDNPFIGVAGAQEEIWALGLRNPWRFSFDRLTGDQWIGDVGQGQWEEIDLEPAGSSGGYNWGWRCYEGNHVYNSAGCGEESDYDFPVYEYSHSEGLAITGGFVFRGSPNSAYFGDYFFCDYYFDFFESQLRTLQHNGLGWVRVNHTVQAPAGRSLTRPTSFGEDAMGDLYIADDSGGEIFKLELRPATCVSGNYDVNGDGGQDVIDIQLVAEDWLRSDFVPDFDVDCSGAVDVIDIQLVAGAWTS
- a CDS encoding sugar ABC transporter substrate-binding protein, translating into MNHKRSFMILGLLLITLMVLAACSQPAAPAPSEPETTAPEASEPAEDEVVTITFWDNQQTESGLSEFQQIAVDEFEAANPNIKVEVVTVPYTEYQQKLLLAVQSDDPPDVSTVDQIWNSGFAVAGAIEPLDSYVAASDSIAQENFFPGAWESATWDGGVWGVPFNVDVWQFTFYNADMLSAAGVDPESLATWEGLQAAGEALTTDGQYGVGLFSQMGEDTVVVMNSFIYSNDGSVLNEDGSCALTDPEAVEALEYLLGLQAYAPEGILNASSGDMRELFLNGTLATEWWPALEQPTLQGSDLNWDFVNGTAPEGKTPVGTYGGWNLVMYKDSPNQEAVWKFIEFMTDPEVNGRVVDLIPANKVAAQNFLEANRKGPDRIMEHLDNARPRPLSPNYLQVATIEQEMMQAIFSGTPVADATAAACDEINALGVGEVAMELAKEEEPAGEPIKLVFWDNQQTESGLSQFQQIAVDEFEAANPNIEVEVVTVPYTEYQQKLLLAVQSGNPPDVSTVDQIWNSGFAVANAIIPLDDFVADSDSIVQENFFPGAWDSATWDGQVWGIPFNVDVWQFTFYNADMLSAAGVDPESLATWEGLQAAGEALTTDGQYGVGLFSQMGEDTVVVMNSFIYSNGGSVLNGDGSCALGDPEAIEALEYLLGLQAYAPEGILNASSGDMRELFLNGTLATEWWPALEQPTLQGSDLNWEFVNGTAPEGKTPVGTYGGWNLVVYANSPNQEAAWKFIEFMTDPEVNGRVVDLIPANKVAAQNFLEANRKGPDRIMEHLDNARPRPLSPNYLQVATIEQEMMQAIFSGTPVQDAVDLACAEIDGLK
- a CDS encoding site-2 protease family protein; translation: MGRSLTIATVRGIEIKVHWSFVLILAYGAFTWGRIASQDAAGETTSLVTGAIYGVLLVLLLFVIVVFHELGHGITAQYFNIPVRDITLLPLGGVARLERQPDTPWQELLVAIAGPAVNFALMLILLPLLFAVMAVQDVNSASQVLSTYTSISLLGLVTFLVLTNLILGVFNLLPAFPMDGGRILRSLLSLALPFTTATRLAANIGRALAVMMGIWAVVNRDIFLTMIAIFIYMGASDENAETRVRDALEDMQAGDVYDRHGLVLGAAQPLSAVVNTILTSHQTNFAVLVGSQLAGVITTVQVIKALRRDQSEATVGTIMDRDYLRVEQSDSLYLVRTKMVQQRRNVAAVFDGPIFLGLISAGDIHQAYKLRNASAKARAPQEDPTTAPAKEENNPFLPDRD
- a CDS encoding substrate-binding domain-containing protein — translated: MLPGQRQVVILNLLQQQSMVTVAEICARCNCSAETARRDLRRLEEKGLLDRTYGGALRVSSRHDTSLRSVNLGLIEARTALVDRADVLIVTPAETATTRLLVDRALRMSVPVVAESHNYHGATTVITIDDYSAGVELGHWVANYARANLNGNVRVLDVSAPFANTRARSRGFADSLRHLPAGDHIIHRVNGEGLRDTSFRIAQDAFSVHPDINVIFGINDDTALGALEAYRSAGLDESRVIVVSIGFEGSTVKDLMVSGGPYKAGIAMFPELVGRFCVDTSICAYQGNILPDRVYTPHVLITDENLDQYYTRSAEENGTWHINMARSDQMLSASPSLSTISRCALTTMPARIGYVQIFSSHAWYRHIEHAMLSRARELGITLEVVDASQDMASEVDDLKKAIGFTAARFVNTGDRIILDAGTTTAYLALALRGRQQIQVMTNSLPVLTELDGESGIELFVAGGMYRHESHSMVGPGTQSVLAELRVDKAFISGAGVSLDFGVSNSNITEAAVKQAMIKAARQVIMLADHTKIGVESLVNIAPLSSIHTLVTDAAISAHDRKTFTQGGVDVVIAEI